A part of Capsicum annuum cultivar UCD-10X-F1 chromosome 6, UCD10Xv1.1, whole genome shotgun sequence genomic DNA contains:
- the LOC107853449 gene encoding craniofacial development protein 2-like gives MSIKLVMGGSTVNVISAYAPQVGLDEEEKKEFWEVLDKVVRSIPSTEKLFVGGDFNEHIGSLSRGYDNVYGGFDFGERNEGGASLLDFSRAFGLWIANSSFLKKEDHLITFRSSWYPSQTGAPLMAPPALPPRMNPGTPPQTRGPEQQPLE, from the exons atgtctattaagttggtcatgggAGGGTCTACGGTGAACGTTATTAGTGCTTACGCCCCGCAAGTAGGTTTggacgaagaggagaagaaggAATTCTGGGAGGTTTTAGATAAGGTGGTGAGGAGTATCCCGAGCACTGAGAAGCTTTTCgtgggaggggatttcaatgagcatattgggtctttgtcgaGAGGGTATGATAATGTGTATGGCGGTTTCGATTTTGGTGAGCGGAATGAAGGAGGAGCTTCTCtgttggatttttctagggcttttgggttgtggatagcaaATTCGAGCTTtctgaagaaggaggatcaccttatAACATTTCGTAGTTCA TGGTACCCTTCTCAGACTGGGGCGCCACTGATGGCTCCTCCTGCTCTACCTCCTCGGATGAATCCTGGGACCCCTCCTCAGACTAGGGGTCCTGAGCAACAACCTCTGGAGTAA